cgacttaaagataaattgacttaaagacccataatgttttatgtcattattgtagttgattgtaaaggacataaatgtaattttgcgcaggttgcatcctgtgcctataaataggtggacAGTATCCcggtactgttcacgcgatccgGTAATCACGgacacatcacgcttgtacttttgctttcattcaagccgaaggtacacttgtaatttaatgTCATTTATATTTTTTccgtgttaataaaatagaaatgatttaataataatatataaatgtTTGTGCTATCTTTTGTATTTCATATGTTTCCATTAACACTATCatatatcataatgatgaaggtatgtccttcatgactttcgtccgaagatcgttatatctcaagagaaataatgtttcgaatgacaaagggcattaaccatttaaccttcttttgtgttgtcttgttctcgattcatagtatttgagaacaagtccccaacagctctGATAATTCGACAAACATTTCCACGTTACTATACTACCACGGCTAATTTTGCGAAATCTCAACTGTAAGAACGTCGGAACTCAGGAAAACACGGGTCAGTGAGGCAGTGGTGTGCATGGTTGAGCAACCCACCCAACTCATCCTGTTACGTAACTAGATGCAATCCTCGAGAAaaaaataataccatgagttggaAGTGGGTTGGATTATAATATCGAGATTTTCCAGGGGGCTCTCGTCTTCTAGAATACTCTATGTGTTCTAAATTAAAGTCCGTTTTAAGTTTTTAATAAATTTATATAATAattaatatatgtgttttgtatatgtgtctagatttaaCACCATTTATTTTAATATGGATATTAAACGAATAGCTAAAACAAATACTAACTTAGAAGGTACTCAGGTGTCGTTACCACAACACCTCTATAAAAAGTTAAACCTCGTTGGATGTGGTAGAAGAAAAGAGATAAATCATATACATTATTATTATAATACAAAAGGTCTGGCCATTACTTTGGTCGACTCTAATCGTTATAGAGAAGAGAACAGAGTAGTCATTGGATCTATCCTGTTTCTAAAATATTCACTAATTGCTGCTATTATAAGAAAACACAATTAGTCCAATAAATTTACATCTACTACACTAGTTTATGCTATTATGGAGGCAATTTAAAGCAGAGGCGGATCCCTGACGGGGGCTGCCAGTGCTCTAGCCCCGGTCCAGGAGTCGTGTCTTCTCAGAACTCTGTTATTTCCTGTTTCTGTCTGGCCAGCTAACTTGCAATAGTACAAAAATGATATATAAAGTGAATATGCCCTCTATATGAGTAGCCGTTAGTCCGCTATATACACACGTCTATTTGGTCTTTGTTTTGCGTCTGCGCAGTCGAACTCGAGGTGGCGCCGCTCCCTGCGGTGTGCTGAGAAGGTGAAGAAGCACATATGTTACCGCTTGTCGTTTTCAGCCGCCACGTAGGCGGCGTTGCAGTGACGATTTTTTATATTTTAGCCCCTTTTTTCTATTAGAATTTTAGTTTTATATCTTAACAAAGTTGTTACTCTATACTATTTTATAGTAATTTTAGCATAGTCATTGGAAGAAAGCTCCATAATTGCTGATCCATGATGGTAACAGGCTATAGGTCCATGTAATCCGCGCATCCTCTCCACAGTGGTTCCGTTAATTCACATTGTAGGGACATGTTTAGTATCTCCAATACATAATTTAGCACCCCTTTTCATTTATTTCTGGATCCACCACTGATTTAAAGTAACCCATAAAATTTTGCTCTAATATATCCACCCCTGCCATTATAAAGATCACATAAAGGGGCCCTTTAATTTCAATATGAGTTAACCGCATCTGTTGCTAAATAACATAAACTAAAATATTAAACAAGTTTATGCTTGAAGCACCCACCATATAAATTATTGCGGAAAAGAATTAACTAGGACGATCTTGAAAAAAGTTGCTCTCTAAACAAACCACATGCCAATTAGGAAATTACACGAACAATCATTCTAAACTATATTAAAAGTCTACGAGAGTACCTTTTTATGTTTATAGTTTTATATTGAGACATTATTATAGCATAAGTAGATCAAATTAATTAGACCAAAAGTGGAAGGTAAAAAAATTCAACAAATATTAGATTAAAAAAAGAGTCGAGGCTAAAAGGGTTACTCTTCAATCATCAGTTTGTTGACAACAAACATTTACCATCTCACCTTGTTACTAGCACCGTTAGGTTTACGAGAATGAATTCTTGACATGTATGGACACGATAAGTGCGCCATTTTTTTTTTCTGCCGAATCGTTCGGGCCCGTTCGCCGTACCTCGCTGGCTGGCTGTCGTTGCGCTCACAGGGAAAACGTCCGGCGCGCACTGCTCGGTAGGCTGGCATCATTTGTGAAGCACGGACACGGACAGCAGCTGGCGCATCGCTTCCAACGTTCACCTCCTTTCATTCAGTAACTGCTATCGGCCATTATTGTTCCCTACCTTGGAGTTCAATCAGCGGTTGCTGGCCGGTGGTGGCCGCATAGGCAACCAGCCGTGTAAGAAAAACGCCAAACCGGGCACGGCGAGCATGGCAGAAGAGACAGGAGGCTAGTACTCCGTAGTACGCCTCATCATCGGCGGCAGGTGGCTCGAGGGCCAGGACCAGGACCAGCTCCCGACGATCACAGGTGCAGTACATACTGACATAATGTACGTGGATCCGTCGCTCCCCAGTCCTAGCTGGTAGCTGCTCATGGTTCATACACGACGATGCCGTCTCACTCTCCGAACCAGgccagcgccagcgccagcgccaaCCGACGACCGACCGGCGCATGTTTCGCGGCGCCCCCACGTACGCGCTCTCACGGGTGTTGTGCCGGGCGGCGTTTTTTGCGACAGACCCTGGGATTCACAGTGCGAGCTCGATGGCGCACTGGCAGGATCTACTACCTCATTGTATTGCTCTGTTCCCCACTCCCCCTCGTCGGCTCCTCTTTCCCTCCCGACTCCCGGAGTTCGTCAACCGACACGCATGCCTCTGCCGATGCTGACGCAGTGACGCTTCTTCCCACGGCGAAGCGTATTTTCTCGGTGGCGATGGCGTAGTGGAGAGTGGAGACTAGTACTGGAGTACCCGGCATGTGCTGTACGGTGTGTCAGTCAGATTCACGAATCACACAAATGTCAAACGCGAACGACGGTGGGTGGCCGAATGATTTGAGGGTGGTGTATCATTGGCCTTTTGGGAGCAGCGGAACgcgcggccggccggccggccggcccgcCCTGGCCCCAGGCCACCCACCCGGTTGACCCTACGGATCTCGTCCCTGCGATGGGCATCGTACGTGCGTCGCGTTTCATGTCGTTTCTGTCGGTGGTGCTACGAGTTCCTGTCCTCCCCTTCGCAGAAAATGTCGGCAAGAGCACCGGATCTACCATCGTCGGCGACATACTGTTACGGCTGGTCACGTTCCTCCAAGGCAGGCCTTCTTCTTTCGTCTTCGCCTGCGTGCATCTACTAGAACCTAGTTGCCATCTCCACGTCCATTTACGTGACAACAAGCGTACAAAAAACGCAGCATGACACGCGTTTTACTAGCGACACGCGGCTCGGAGACTACTGATACATCTTCCATGCACTACACGCATCAGAGTATAATCAAAAGAAAGCAGCAGGCAGTCCGTCATCCATACATAATAAATGGAAAATAAATTATCAATGTGTTGTACAGCAAGAATGGTTCGTGCGTGCATCAATCCATGAGAACACcaacaggagaacaagagacccgTGCGAGGAACGGTACGGACGTATAGCGGTAATAAACGCCGCAGCTCTACTTCTTAAAACAAGCCGACGACGAGCCCGGCGGCCACCAGGGCCGCGACGACGCCAGTGCGCGAGCTCGGCGCCGCCGACTCGTCCTCCTGAGCGAGCGCGGGCCCCGGCGCCAGCGACGGGCTCACCGACACCGAGCTCAACGGCGCGAGTGTAGGCGCCTGCGTGGGAGACGGGGTCGGGGCCTCTGTGGGCGACGGGGTGGGAGCTTCTGTCGGAGACGGGGTCGGGGCGACGCTTGGACTTGGAGCCGGAGAAACGGGAGCCGGTGCGGGAGCCGTGACAGGTGGCGCGATGGGAGGCATGACGGGGGCAGCGAGAAGTGGTGTCGGAGCCATCACTGGAGGGAGCGTGGCCGGGGCAAGCGCCGCCGGTGGCATTGCTACGGGCGGGGAGGCGACTGGAGCCGGAGTCGCCGGGGCTGGCGCAGCGACGGCGACGGTAGGCGATGCGACGGGAGGTAGCGTGGCTGGAGGGGTAGCAGAGACAGGTGGCGTAGCGGCCAGTGGCGGGGAGGAAACCGGAGGCAACGTGGCAGCCAGCTGCGGAGAAGCAGCTGCGGTCGGTGGCGCGGCGGCGCCGGTAGGAGGTGCGGTGGCAGAGGCCTGCGGCGCCGCGGCTGATGTAGTTGGCGCCGCAGCAAAGGCCTGTGGCGGCAAGGCTGCTTTTGTTGGTGCCGCGGCCGAGGCCTGGGGCGCGGAGGCTGATGTAGTTGGCGGCAAGGCTGCTGTTGCCGGCGCCGCGGCTGAGACCTGAGGGGCGGCGGCTGCTTTCGTTGGTGCCGCGGCCGACGCCTGGGGCGCCGACGCGAAAACTGGTGCTGGCGGCTGTGCAGAGGCCTGCGGCGCAGCGACAGAGACCGTTGGCGCCGAGGCCGCCGTTGTCGTCGGTGGCGCTGCAGAGGCCTGCGGCGCCGAGGCTGCCGTTGTCGGTGCCGCGACAGAGGCCTTCGGCGCCGAGGCCgcagctgtcgtcggtgctgcgaCAGAGCCCTGCGGCGCCGAGACCGCCGTTGTCGGTGGCGCGACAGAGCCCCGCGGAGCCGAGGCGCTGACCGGAGGAGCATTCGACGCGGACGGCGACGAGGCCGGCGACTGCGCGACGCAGGAGACGATGAGGACCGAGAGCAATAGCGGAAGCAGAGCCATTGCCATCCGCTCCCTCCCAAACTCGGTTCTccttaggggtgaaaacgggcggatacggacggatagtagctcatcctgtatcctaccctaatgtatttaaaacggattcgggatcggatacggatagttagaaacgggacggatacggatacaggggccggatatttatccgggcggataagtgacagatacggatattatttgatcggatatcggatacttgtcggataatgcattaattggttatcataaaacattcttgttcgaccacgaaattgcaagtaaattaatactaataaacatttaatagaagataatttcaagttcccacataaaaatggtaaagtgaagtattgattatgttgaaacttggatacttagagtgatttcacgtgtaactcacacaataagtggaaataaaatagaaaaaacgTTGACATCGtgtggattttatggtcccatTATTTTTATGACTATATGTGGCCATATGTTGTACCGTCGGACTATTatcaaaatataattaaaattcataaatacactaattttgacccaaaattgcaaaaaacttaccaaaacaaataaacattatattcaaataaaacctcaagtcgtcacatgaaaatgataagtgaaatattaattatgttgaaacgtcgatacataaaatgatttcacgtgtaattcacgcaataagtgggagtggaatggaagaaacaccaacatcttgtggattttataATCCAAATATTTTTGAGAACTATACGTGAATATACGTTGTGTTCCcgtaaaaattcatgaattttttaggctatttggtgtattattaatttcttgttgtagaaaatcatcaaaatacaattaaattcataaaaatattgtagtGTCGACCGGAAATTGCGaataagttaccaatattaataaatagtttataaaaagataattctaagttcccacatggagataatcttaagtccccacatgaaaatgttaaagtctattattttgatataaatttagacattatttcaatgattttggcctaaagatatgtttaaacaaaaatgtgttgtactataaagttatagatctcttcgagctctacaattttcatataaactttatcttcatccgatttcatatgtaaaagttatgattttataactatattattatgcagaaaaagaaaaaacgggtacccgaattccgggtacccgtatccgacccgaatatccgggtatttaccgggtagtactcgttccgtatccgacccgaatccgaagctatactatccgggtattacccgtatccgtcccgaatataaaaatacccgtatccgtatccgaaaaaTGGTCCTGAATCAGTACCCGTATCCGATACCCGTTTCGGGTACcctacccgttttcacccctagttCTCCTTTTGGCTTCCTCTTGTCTTCTCGTTCTCGCTCGGCACAGAAACTTTCCGACCTGAGCAGTAGAGTGCAGTGAGAGAGCTCCAGTGACGATGCGCTGCTTTATATAGCGTGCTCTCCTGATCGTGCGTGTAAAACTGAACGTTGAGCTGACAGTGAGGTCCCGATCGAAgggaagaaagagagagagagagagagagagagagagagagagagagagagagagagagagccatcTTTACAGGTTACAGCTCAGTGTATGGGGGCAGTtttctgatgatgatgatgtaggaCAGTGATTTCGTGCGTACACGCGGCGGGTATCGGTTCGGTACGAGGGATGTAGTTATCATCCAGCCATGCATGCGTATACGTACAGATTTCGTAGACAAGCGCCACCTTCCAGTACGCATGCGCCGATCGAGATTTCGTAGGCGTGGTCGCATTTTCAGTTTGTACTAGTACTATCAAATATCTTACTTGTTAGACAGGGCTAAAATTCATATTAATTGCTTGCTGATACTCGAAATAGGGAAACGGCAGGTTAAGAATTGTGTGAATGTATGAAtcactactatactactataccTCTGGGACTGTTTGAAACATTGTTTTTTTTTCATAAGCACAGGTTACCAAATGGCACGACACGACTATGTTTAATTGTACATCAGTCCAGCACGTCTTTAAAAACACAATATTTTGGTTGCGGCATAGGAGAAGAAGGACGAGACCACATCCACGCGCCAGCAAAAAACTTTAATCTAAACCAAAGTTTTTTAGACCCTAAAAACCGAGTCAAGTTCTAAGGATACTACTGTTGTACGGAGTCCTTCATGCGCCTCTGAACCATCTATAGATAACTGCCTCTCACAATCATCTTTTTGATGTGCCCTTTAAGTAAGTTCTGTGTGAGGCTAAAACTTCCATGTCTAGTACCAAATGCAATGAACTCTCGGTAATGTTTGGACAAAATTCAATGGGAAAGATAGACTTAGTAGAAGGCCGAAGCCAGATGGAGCTCGATAGTATGGTACTGATTTCTAAAAATTTCAACAGGTACTCTCTTAAATCTCaattcatcttgtaaactctagttTTTTACAATGTCGTTTGTAGAAAATTTTGAATGAACCTAAAGAAAATCCCTCGTGCCCATGCTCACATAGAAGAAACTTCAAGCATTTGAGTCTACTTGACTAAGTTTGGAGGTACAATGTTGAGTTGGTTGACACCGTCCAGGATTTGTGCAAGCAACTTGAGACCAACTCGGTCGAGTTTGAAGGTAGGTAACCAAATCTTCATGTATGAAGTTCAAGTCTCTTATGTTATTGTCTGGTAAGTTGTCTCTACAGTTTTCATAGCTAGTGGTGTGATGCCCAAGGCGGTCAAGGTTCTTCAGGATAAGAAGTTCAAAATGAAAGAGCAAATGGTTGATACGAAGAAGACCCTTGTTGCCTTCAAGAATACAATAGACCAAGGCAAAGCCACTAACAAATATCTAGCCGAGAAGCTAGACTCAGCCAACAAGCCTAAAGACATGGCTCTGGTTGAGAAGAAGAGTAAGTCACTTGTTATCTTTATCTTGCAAAATTCAAATACTAAATCATGGTATTGTTTTGCAGAATACTAAGAAGTGTTAATTGTTCATAAGCCCCGACTAAAGACAATGATGGCTCGATTGTATGGTATAGGGTCTAGGAGATGTCTATCTAATGTTCAGGAACAATTCTATGAGATCAATCGAGCTCACATGGAAGAAGAGAGTGGCTTGGCCTTAAGGATAACTATGTCACATTATCCATGCATGGAGCTTGCCAGGGTTCGCCGCCAATTATGATGATGCCAAGATTAAAGAACTTCTGAAAGAAGTCTAGCCAGCGGTGGCCAATATATCATACCAAGTAGACATAGAGCAGTAAAGATTTTGAAATGTAATCGTGTCGAACACTATATAATATTGAATGCCTTGTATAATATTGTAATATATGACTCTTTCAGCTTATCTGCATGATAGCCTAGACCGAACACGAGTTGGATATCAACTTAGAGTTGAATACACTTAGGCGATCCATACCCGAATAACCAACGTATATGTTTAATTTTTATGAACCCTTATATAGATATAGTGATGATCGATTTATATGAACTCGACATTCTAGAATCCCTGTAGATGATATTTTGATATAGATGTTCGAACCTCTTGGACTAGGAACTCTTGGGCCCTTATAAGGATTTTCTGATAAATGGATAAGCCTTATAGACTCAGCTTTCCAATAGATAATTGAGACTCATGTCATCCGTAATAAAGAATATGTGACAGCCAAACGATCGTGAGCATGCGTGGCTTTACCACATGGTAAGACGCCCAGTTTTACCATCATCTGTTGACTCCTTCCCAAGAAAGACACCACGGGACGACCCCCTCATCAACCTATAGGACTATCTTCAGCAGCTTACTTGTCCATATACCTATATTCAAACTCCATTTTGTGAACAATGCACTCTACACAGAACAATGTAAAACAGTACATATGGGTAAACTTTGGTTAATCTGCTGGAGTCGGCCTAAAAAGTGGAGGCTGGCCTCCGAACATAAGGGGCAGCTTCTTCGAACACACCCAGAAGAATGGACCCCAAGATGAGACGATGCCTAGAAGACCAACGAATAGGAGGAGGACCCCGCCGCAAGGTCAATACTTAGCTAGGACTGCAATTTGTGACCACCTTCACCACACACAAGAGACTTGTGagcctcttctctctctctctctctctagacaGATCTCCCCCTAGAGACAGGATACGCCTGTTTCCTGATGTTAGGCCAACTATAGTGAATGGGTCCATGAAATCTGGTGTAGTCGAGTTTCAAAGTTAGCTAGGACGTTGTTTCCTAGAGTTTGAATCAAATTATTTTCAAAATAGTTTTGACGAAAAAAACTTGGAGAACGTAGTTTGGACTTTGAAGTTGTTTCCTAATCGGATAAGACCATTCCCACTCTATATATGAGAGGATGTGATCGATTGAGTTATCCAATATCTAATGAATCAAAAAATATATTTAGGACATGTTTGGTTCGTTACCTAACttgtcacactttgcctaacttttctgcctaaattTAGTTCTTcatttcgaacgactaaccttaggtaaAGTATGACACATTTtgccacaaaccaaacaggctATTAGTCATTTTAACATTTTTTCCTATGTATCCTGTTGTTCGATACGGATCCTTTCCGGCGTCGACTTCGTTACTTAGAGCTGAAAGCAACCACATTGAAATTAGACCCGGTACGTACATCGTCCTGTTCTTTTTTCTTTCCGATGGTACACGCATTGCTACCGAAGAAGTAAAAGAGTACACATATTTATGCCACCTCACCGCCGTCCGGTTTAGCTTGAGCTCTCCAGTAACTGCAGACCGTCGGCGTCGGGGAAAAAAAAGCTTGGTGCTACTGCTACCCGGATGGTAATGCCATATAGTCCCTACAGGCTACAGAGATTTTAATTTAACCCTAACCACTGGGCCTCCTACCGTTCTTGCACGGCCTACCTGAAAGGGACTCGCAAACCAGATCGTGGCCCAGGAGTCTCCGCGCACAGCCTGGACCGGCCGGCAGCTCCTAGCTCAAGGCAGCTTCTCGTCTGGTCTCGTCTCGCTAGGGGGCTCACCTCGATTCATGTCGCCGTACAATGATTTTTTTGAAGGGTCAGGAGGGTGGTAACCCCTACTGCGCATTTTATTAGAAAGCGAAAAGTAAAGGTTAGAACCTGATACTTTTACAATTAATAAAAagaagagaaagaggaaaagaaagAACTAATCCTATGCTTGCCACAAACTTAGCCAATTCGGGATTGAGGTGTCAAATTCCCCCCGTGCTCTGTGAATGATCAGTCGCAATTCTCTACTAAATTCCTGAGTACAGCGGAGCACCGAGGGATCTTTGTTTGAAAACAGCCACTCGTTTCGACTTTTCCAGATGCTCCAAGTCATAAGAATAATGATCTCCATAGAGAAGGGAACGTTGAGCTGGTGCTTGAGGTTCACTGATGCCTCTTCAGGATTAGAAATTCTGGGCGGGGTAATGCCAATTGAGTTCCAGCAGGCTTTCGCGAAGTTGCATCTGAGGAAAAGATGGTAAAGGGTCTCCTCTCTTTGCCAGAGGCAGTTTTCGCAGGAATAGGAATCTAGCTCCATGTTTCTCCTTCTCAACATATTTCTGGTGTTTAGCCTGTTTTTGAGCCACAGCCAGTAGAAGACTCTATGCTTAGGCTGACATTTACTTT
This portion of the Zea mays cultivar B73 chromosome 2, Zm-B73-REFERENCE-NAM-5.0, whole genome shotgun sequence genome encodes:
- the LOC100192476 gene encoding uncharacterized protein LOC100192476 precursor; the encoded protein is MAMALLPLLLSVLIVSCVAQSPASSPSASNAPPVSASAPRGSVAPPTTAVSAPQGSVAAPTTAAASAPKASVAAPTTAASAPQASAAPPTTTAASAPTVSVAAPQASAQPPAPVFASAPQASAAAPTKAAAAPQVSAAAPATAALPPTTSASAPQASAAAPTKAALPPQAFAAAPTTSAAAPQASATAPPTGAAAPPTAAASPQLAATLPPVSSPPLAATPPVSATPPATLPPVASPTVAVAAPAPATPAPVASPPVAMPPAALAPATLPPVMAPTPLLAAPVMPPIAPPVTAPAPAPVSPAPSPSVAPTPSPTEAPTPSPTEAPTPSPTQAPTLAPLSSVSVSPSLAPGPALAQEDESAAPSSRTGVVAALVAAGLVVGLF